In one ANME-2 cluster archaeon genomic region, the following are encoded:
- a CDS encoding FAD-dependent oxidoreductase yields the protein MTGKVVILGAGAVGMTVATYLRRHTGHSITVFSSDTHTAYSQCGMPFVLEGVIPDFSDLIVRPRDAFIDMGIDLHLETTINHIDATGQKVISDAGAFGYDYLVIATGSVPFVPPVKGRELDGVFTLHTLSDGMKIHSSINDGNHVVIIGAGGIGTELAASLAVRGIDVTLVEALPQVLPLTMDPDMALLVQQHLTSLGVHVVTGVQVDSINGYGHVRSVTIQGDTVPAGTVPSDIVIMATGLRPLSSIAQNAGYKIGITGGIVTDEHLRVSADAGIQDNVYAGGECAEVKEFVTGSPFISRLGSAARRMARVIGENITGDDAVYPPTLSPNVVVAGKLTAGSVGITSHTAALNDISVVCGISKGSTRAGYYPGGSQLTVKLIFSNRMLVGAQVVAGEGVKERIDALSLAIRMGATVDDLLEWETAYAPPVSMVIDTVTFAADDAKRKMRE from the coding sequence ATGACAGGAAAGGTTGTTATCCTGGGTGCGGGTGCAGTGGGTATGACAGTGGCTACATACCTCAGGCGGCATACAGGTCACAGTATTACGGTCTTTTCATCTGATACTCATACTGCATACAGCCAGTGCGGGATGCCTTTTGTGCTGGAGGGGGTAATCCCTGATTTCTCTGACCTGATAGTAAGACCCAGGGATGCATTCATAGATATGGGCATTGACCTGCATCTTGAGACAACAATAAACCATATAGATGCAACCGGTCAGAAAGTGATATCAGATGCAGGCGCATTTGGATATGATTATCTGGTTATTGCTACAGGTAGTGTCCCCTTTGTTCCACCTGTCAAGGGAAGGGAACTGGATGGTGTGTTCACGTTGCACACCTTATCCGACGGCATGAAAATACATAGTTCGATCAACGACGGTAATCATGTAGTAATAATCGGTGCTGGTGGGATCGGGACTGAATTGGCAGCCAGCCTGGCTGTAAGAGGTATTGATGTTACTCTGGTCGAGGCATTGCCACAGGTGCTTCCCCTGACTATGGACCCGGATATGGCTTTGCTGGTACAGCAGCACCTTACTTCACTGGGTGTTCATGTGGTCACAGGAGTACAGGTGGATTCCATCAATGGATACGGTCATGTACGTTCAGTAACTATCCAGGGCGATACAGTACCGGCTGGAACAGTACCTTCTGACATTGTGATAATGGCAACAGGACTCAGGCCACTTAGCAGTATCGCTCAGAACGCGGGTTATAAAATTGGTATCACAGGTGGCATTGTAACTGATGAGCACCTGAGGGTCAGCGCAGATGCTGGGATACAGGATAACGTGTATGCTGGTGGTGAATGTGCCGAAGTGAAGGAGTTCGTCACAGGTTCACCGTTCATCAGCAGGCTGGGCTCGGCTGCCAGGCGCATGGCACGGGTGATCGGTGAGAACATTACCGGAGACGATGCCGTCTATCCACCAACGCTCAGCCCCAATGTAGTGGTTGCAGGGAAATTGACTGCAGGTTCAGTCGGCATTACTTCCCATACTGCAGCCCTCAACGATATCAGCGTGGTATGCGGAATATCAAAAGGAAGCACCCGGGCAGGGTATTACCCGGGCGGTTCACAACTGACTGTCAAACTTATTTTCTCGAACAGGATGCTGGTGGGCGCGCAGGTGGTAGCGGGTGAAGGTGTGAAGGAGCGTATAGATGCTCTTAGTCTTGCGATACGCATGGGCGCAACCGTGGATGACCTGCTTGAGTGGGAGACTGCTTATGCTCCGCCGGTGTCCATGGTCATCGACACTGTTACCTTTGCAGCCGATGATGCAAAAAGGAAGATGAGAGAGTAA
- the gltA gene encoding NADPH-dependent glutamate synthase, with protein sequence MPVLERNDMPRQDPGKRRSNFEEVALGYSHEQALAEASRCIQCKKPSCVAGCPVGINIPAFIQCMADDDMDAAVRELKSMNALPAICGRVCPQETQCEDVCVLGRKGEPVAIGRLERYAADHERNTMECTAVEKPEATGKKVAVVGSGPAGLTAAAELAKMGHRVTLFEALHKAGGVLVYGIPEFRLPKSIVQSEVEYVESLGVDLQLDTVIGKLDTVDELLEEYDAVFLGTGAGLPVFMGIDGENLSGVYSANEFLTRVNLMKAYQFPRYDTPVKRGQRVVVVGGGNVAMDSARCSVRLGAKEVTIVYRRGEDEMPARNEEIENAKEEGVKFKLLSNPTRILGNEANWVTQLECLNMELCEPDESGRCRPVPLEDSEHLMDVDVVIIAIGTSPNPLIPRTTKGLETSKWGTIIADEDGLSSREGVYGGGDVVTGAATVISAMGAGKTAAKAIDAYLKKKK encoded by the coding sequence ATGCCAGTGTTAGAGCGTAACGATATGCCACGGCAGGACCCGGGGAAAAGGCGGTCCAATTTTGAAGAAGTGGCACTGGGATATTCCCATGAACAGGCATTGGCAGAGGCCAGCAGGTGTATCCAGTGTAAAAAACCATCATGCGTAGCCGGATGTCCGGTAGGTATTAACATCCCGGCATTTATTCAATGCATGGCTGATGACGATATGGATGCGGCTGTACGCGAGCTCAAGTCCATGAACGCCCTGCCTGCAATCTGCGGTCGTGTATGTCCCCAGGAGACCCAGTGTGAGGATGTATGTGTGCTGGGCCGTAAAGGCGAACCCGTAGCCATCGGCAGGCTGGAGAGGTATGCAGCTGACCATGAACGGAATACTATGGAATGTACGGCTGTTGAGAAGCCGGAAGCTACTGGTAAAAAGGTTGCTGTTGTTGGTTCCGGGCCTGCCGGCCTGACCGCCGCTGCCGAACTGGCGAAGATGGGACACAGGGTGACATTATTCGAGGCACTACACAAGGCAGGCGGTGTACTGGTGTATGGTATCCCTGAATTCAGGTTACCAAAGTCCATTGTCCAATCCGAAGTGGAATATGTGGAAAGCCTTGGTGTGGATCTCCAGCTTGATACTGTTATAGGCAAACTTGATACTGTCGATGAATTACTTGAAGAGTATGATGCAGTGTTTTTGGGTACAGGTGCAGGTCTGCCTGTGTTCATGGGTATTGACGGCGAGAACCTCAGCGGCGTATATTCGGCAAACGAGTTCCTGACCCGGGTGAACCTGATGAAGGCGTACCAGTTCCCTCGTTATGATACTCCTGTCAAGCGAGGGCAGAGGGTTGTGGTAGTTGGTGGCGGTAATGTGGCTATGGACTCAGCCAGATGTTCGGTACGGTTGGGTGCAAAGGAAGTCACTATTGTGTACCGGCGTGGAGAGGACGAGATGCCTGCCCGTAATGAGGAGATAGAAAATGCAAAAGAAGAAGGTGTGAAGTTCAAGCTTTTATCCAATCCTACACGCATTCTGGGTAATGAGGCAAATTGGGTAACCCAGCTGGAATGCCTGAACATGGAACTGTGTGAACCTGATGAATCAGGGAGATGCAGGCCTGTACCTCTGGAAGATTCGGAACATCTGATGGACGTTGACGTGGTAATAATTGCCATCGGGACGTCTCCGAACCCGTTGATACCGAGGACCACAAAGGGTCTTGAAACTTCAAAATGGGGTACTATCATCGCTGACGAAGACGGGTTGAGTTCCAGGGAAGGTGTTTACGGTGGAGGCGATGTAGTTACCGGAGCGGCAACGGTGATAAGTGCTATGGGTGCGGGTAAGACTGCAGCAAAAGCCATAGATGCGTATCTGAAAAAGAAGAAATAA
- a CDS encoding RNA 3'-terminal phosphate cyclase, with product MKTLDGSYGEGGGQIIRTAVALSAVLGEAVTIHNIRVNRPQPGLKSQHLMAVKTAAKMTGAQVEGLKIGSSKLTFIPQDINGGHYDVDIGTAGSITLLLQCLMPAAAASKERITLDITGGTDVAWSPPVDYMFYVLLPVLMSMGLECSIKVKQRGYYPKGGGKVRAEIAPSVLVGVELGREQGRKQEQKMWHGKQQIGRENKFYIDNERGHITVCGISHSSNLPEHVSRRQADSALAVLDAAGYGASIDTENLRCPSTGSGITLWSGYTGVSTLGKRGLPAEKVGQAAAVEIIAELDSGAAVDMHLADQLIPYMGLAGSGSFTVREVSEHTRTNIWVVEQFLDVTFGVEAQEGGLFRIYL from the coding sequence GTGAAGACCTTAGACGGATCATACGGTGAGGGCGGCGGCCAGATAATCCGCACAGCTGTGGCACTGAGTGCGGTGTTGGGGGAAGCTGTTACCATTCACAATATACGTGTAAACCGACCCCAGCCTGGACTGAAAAGCCAGCACCTCATGGCGGTCAAAACAGCTGCAAAGATGACCGGGGCACAGGTGGAGGGACTGAAAATAGGCTCCAGCAAGCTGACATTTATACCACAGGACATTAATGGAGGGCATTATGACGTTGATATCGGTACTGCAGGCAGTATTACCTTGCTGTTGCAGTGCCTGATGCCTGCCGCCGCCGCATCAAAGGAGCGCATCACGCTGGATATTACCGGTGGGACCGATGTTGCATGGTCGCCGCCGGTGGATTATATGTTCTACGTGCTGCTGCCGGTACTTATGTCAATGGGGCTGGAGTGCAGTATCAAGGTAAAGCAGCGTGGTTATTATCCGAAGGGCGGCGGAAAGGTGAGGGCCGAAATTGCTCCGTCCGTCCTCGTCGGTGTAGAGTTAGGGCGGGAACAGGGACGTAAGCAAGAGCAAAAGATGTGGCACGGAAAGCAGCAAATAGGACGTGAGAATAAATTTTATATCGACAATGAGAGAGGGCATATTACCGTTTGTGGCATTTCCCACAGTTCTAACTTACCCGAGCATGTATCCAGACGGCAGGCTGATTCAGCCCTGGCTGTGCTGGATGCGGCTGGTTATGGTGCTTCAATTGATACGGAAAACTTAAGATGCCCGTCAACAGGCAGTGGAATTACTCTGTGGAGTGGATACACGGGCGTCAGTACCCTGGGTAAAAGGGGATTGCCTGCTGAAAAAGTGGGACAGGCTGCTGCCGTTGAGATAATTGCCGAGCTTGATTCGGGTGCAGCAGTGGACATGCACCTGGCCGACCAGTTGATACCCTATATGGGTCTGGCAGGAAGCGGGAGCTTCACGGTGCGGGAGGTATCTGAACATACCAGGACCAATATCTGGGTTGTGGAGCAGTTTTTAGATGTTACGTTCGGGGTCGAGGCGCAGGAGGGTGGGCTTTTCAGGATTTATCTATAA